CTCCTCAGAGGCCGCAATCTGTCACGCTGCCCAATCCTTCCGCCTAAACCACCATGCCGCACTACTACACATCCTATTGGCAAGCCAAAATCTGGGGGCTACTCCATGATCCTGCCCTGAAAGGACTCCACAACAACACCGGACGCGGTGGTGAAGGCCAGTGGCAACGGCTCGCCTGTATGGACGGCTGGCATTCCCCGAAAGATCACGGAACCGTCACCACCCATCAATCACGGCAATGGCTGGATCATGTGGGACTGTGTGATGTGATCGCCTCGGCAAGCGATCGCGCCACCCTCGGCCGTCTCCCCAGTGAAACAGCGATCGACTACGACGCAGACGGCCTGGAAATCCGTCACCTCCTCTCCGGCGCATCCCAACGGCTCAAACTCAGTCAATGGCACGACCCCGTAATCAGGGGCGATCGCGCCCAGTGGCTTCAGGAAAGAGAAGAATTGGTTTTAGAGACGGTGAAAGATTGGGACGATCCGCGCCAAGTCTATTGGTGGCTGTGGCGGTGCTATCCCGTCGCCCTGTCGAAAGCGTTGAGTGATGAGCATCCAGAAACGATGCTGCCCCTGCTCCCGGCAGAAACGCGGCTTCCCGATGCCTCCCTCTGGAGCCACACCAGCACCACCAGCGCGATCGCTGGAGCCTTGGCCGGATATCACCGCGACCCGGCACAGTATCCCCCCCAAGAAAAAGGCGTGCAGCGTCAAGCCGATGCGGCCTATCCCCAGTCCTACCCGCATTTGGTGGCGTTCACCTTTTCGCCCGTGCAGGAGTTGATTAAGGCGAGTCGGAAAATGCGGGATTTTTGGGCGGGGTCGTGGGTGCTGCATTATCTGTCGGCGCGGGTCTGTTGGGAGTTGGCGTGGAAATATGGGCCGGATATTTTTGTCTATCCCTGCCTGTATGAGCAGCCCTTGATTGATGGGTGGTTGTTGGAAAAATACCCGGAGTTTAGCAAGTGGATTGCCGAACCGAGCGATCGCGCCCTCCTCACCGCTGGGTTTCCCAATGTGATCACCTGCATTCTGCCGGACAATGGCACACCAGAGGGCAAAAACCCGGTGCGATCGGCGATGCAACAGGCCGACAGTGCATTGAAACAGGAGTGGCAACGGGTGGGCGATCGCGTTCTCCAGGATCTCCAGGGCAACAACGACCGTTGGATCAAAGACCTCAACCCCACCACCTGGCACGGTTGGCTAAAATCCCAATGGCAAACCTACTGGATTGCCACGCCCATCGGTCATCCGGAAGCCGAACTTCACCAAGCCCCACCCCAAGACTCAGAAACCGACTCCACTGCCTATGAAACTTGGCGAGATTTTCAAAATGCGATCGCGCAACCCAAGGACGCTCTTCTGACCACTCACGAAGTGCAGTTTTTAGCTGCGATCTATTCCACTCTCTCAGAGGATGCTAAGCACCAAAACTCGGACGATCAGGATTCATCCCCCCAACTTTCTAACCTGAATGTGGGATCGTGGTGGGGCTATATGTTCGACCAACTGCGGGCCCAATTGGCAGCGGTGAAAAATGCGCGAAATTGGACAGTACCCACGGCCTTCGGGCCGCGATCGACGATTTCGGGGATCGGGCCGGTGGTGCATGGCGGCGAGGATTGGGTGACAGAGGGGGAGACCCAACGAGATTGGGTGCGATCGCAGGGTTTCGGCCTCTTCGACGGCATCGAAGCCCTCAATGCTACGGAAGTCGTCAAGCGCGGCCTGAGTCGCATCCTCAAAAAAGACCTCTTACCCGGCAAAATTCAAAAAGATGAATTTTACTACCCAGACCTCAATGCCGGAGTGGTGGGCTGGCTGAAAACTCAGTTAGAGCAGAATTCTACAGATTGCATGGCTGCGTATCAGCGAGCCTGCGATCAGATTCAGCGTGATTTCCCTTGGACTCAAACCTCAAAAGGGGATTACACCTGGGGCATTCCCTGGGTGCATCAAAATCACCCCAATCTCCCCCATCCGCGTCTAATCAATGCGGGCTGGTTGATTGAAGACTTTGAAAGCAGCGATCCGGAGCAGAAAACCGCAGAACTCCAAAAACTCCGCACCGCCATCCAAACCACCTTCCCCGCCGGCCAAAACCCCACGGATTGGTATGTTCTGGCCGCGGGCGATGGCGACAACATGAGCAGTTGGCTGAAGGGTAGCAAAATGGAACCCTACAAAGACTATTTTCCCGACGCTCTAAGCGACAAACTCGACAATCTACCGGATCGACTCCGTGAACCCTTTGACCAATTCAGCCAAGAAAACAAACGGATGGGCCCTGCGACCCATGCGGCCCTGTCCCGCGCTCTGCTGGATTTTTCTAACCAACTCCTGCCCTACCTGACGGAAACGCGCTACGCGGGCCGCTTAATTTACGGCGGCGGCGATGATGTGCTGGCCTATACAAACTTATGGGAGTGGGATGATTGGCTGTGGGATGTGCGGCAATGTTTTCGCGGTGATGCTGATCCCGGTGAGGAGTTTGATAACTCTGGGGATTATTGGCGTTGGGATGCTAAACAAGACTGTCCGCTGGGCATCTCCCAGCGACCCCTGTTTACCTTGGGCGGCAAGGCGACGATTAGTTTTGGGGTGGTGATCGCCCATCAGTCGGTACCGTTGGCGATCGCCCTCGAAAACCTCTGGGCGGCCGAGGAAGGCGCAAAAGAGCATTGCTACACCAACGAGAAAGGCGACATCATGCCCAAAGATGCGATTCAAACCCGCGTTCTCTACAGCAACGGCAACAGCCTCACCACCACGAGCACGTTTGACACCTTCAAGCAGTGGCAAGCTCTGCTGACATTCGATCTAGATCCGTCGCTCTTTGAACAAGCCGCCCAAACCCTAGAACAACACCCGATCCCGATCGAGGGTGCGATCGCGCCTTGGGTGCAGGGATTCTGCGATCGGCGTGAACAGTTGAAAGCCCTCGATCCTGAGGATCAGAAAGCCTTGATCACCGCCTTCCAAACCTGGATCGATTCAACCTGGCGCACCAACACTTCCCCCGGTATCAATCGACAACTCCGAGCCGGGTGCAAACTCGCCGCCTTCATGCAGCGCAACCGAGCGATCCGCTACAGCTAACCAGGGGCTTAAGCCCCTTGCCTCTGTGATTGACTGCCTTGCCCCCTTTTTCAGCCTGAAACCGATGACCCAAACACTCCACTGGTATACGATCACCCCCTTTGATGTCCTGCTGTTTCGGGATGCGAAACCCTTCAGCCCCGGCGAACGGGCTTGGGCCCAAGGGGTCTTTCCGCCCCACGGCTACACGATTTTAGGCGCAATTTTGGCCGCCCTTGATCCTGTAGCCGCTTCTGCATCCATGCAAATCACCGGGCCGTTTCTCTGTCGCGATGCCGAAACTCTTTATTTCCCCAGCCCCCTCGGTTTTACCGAGGGATCGCCCCTCGTTCCGTTGCCCTGGCAGGAGCGTGGGCATCCCCTCCGCTATTCGATCTACAATCCTCAGCAGCCTAGCCCGTTGGTGTTTTCCGGCGATCGCCCCTCCGATGACAATGGCGATCGCGCCAAAACCAACCGCCAATATCGCCGCTATCTCCCCTATTCCACCCTCCTGCACTACCTCAACACCCACCCCCTCACCCCGGACGATTTCAAGTGTCTTCCCGGTGAACCCGAACAACCGTGGGACGTGGAAATCCGCCCCCACAACAAAATCCAAGCCGGGAGCCGCCAAGTGGAAACCGCCGATGGCTACTTCATTGAAAAAGCCGTGCGATTACGATCGGGCTGGAGTTTAGCGATCGCCCTCAACCAGCAACTCCCCACCCCCCTAACCCTGCGTCTCGGCGGCGAAGGCCATCGCGCCCTCTTGCAACGCTGTCCCGCCCTGGATGATCCGTGGCAGGCAATCCAAACCCAATCGGCGGAAAATTTCACCACCTTGGCACGGGAGCAGGGAAGAGCGATCGCCTATCTCGCCACCCCCGGCGTTTTTGAATATCCCCAAAAACAGCCCAACGGCAAAATCCGCGCCACCTGTCGCGCTTGGCCCTGGGAGTGGAAACTCACCCATGAGTCCGGGCCCCTCGTCAGCGTCGCCACGGGTCAACCCACCCCGATTAGTGGCCGAATCCGCGATCATCACAAAAACCCCGGCAACAGCATCCCCGCCCCCCAAGTCTTCGCCGCCCCCGCTGGCACGCAATACTACCTCAACCATCCCGCCCCCCTCCACCAAAACACCCCCAGCCCCAACCTCGCCCACCGACGGCGCAAACTCGGCTACACCGAACTGCTTTGGCTCCCCCACCGCTCTTAACGGAGCACCCAATTGATTGACGCACCTTTACCTAAACCATCCATGCAGATTAATCTCCAACATCTCTATCTCCTTGCGCCGCTCCATACCGGCGGCACCACCCAAGAGGGCAACCTCCTCGGCATCGCCCGCGAATCCCACACCAATTTCCCCTACATTCCATCGAGCACCATTCGCGGCAAACTCCGTTCCAGCCAAACCGACAAAACCCAGCGCGAACAACTCTTTGGCAACGAATTAGAAAACGGCAAACCCTCTAGCGGGGAAGGTCTCACCCAAGGTGATATCTGGATTGGTGACGGTTCAATTTTGTGGCTACCGATTCCGTC
This DNA window, taken from Spirulina major PCC 6313, encodes the following:
- the cas10 gene encoding type III-B CRISPR-associated protein Cas10/Cmr2, which gives rise to MPHYYTSYWQAKIWGLLHDPALKGLHNNTGRGGEGQWQRLACMDGWHSPKDHGTVTTHQSRQWLDHVGLCDVIASASDRATLGRLPSETAIDYDADGLEIRHLLSGASQRLKLSQWHDPVIRGDRAQWLQEREELVLETVKDWDDPRQVYWWLWRCYPVALSKALSDEHPETMLPLLPAETRLPDASLWSHTSTTSAIAGALAGYHRDPAQYPPQEKGVQRQADAAYPQSYPHLVAFTFSPVQELIKASRKMRDFWAGSWVLHYLSARVCWELAWKYGPDIFVYPCLYEQPLIDGWLLEKYPEFSKWIAEPSDRALLTAGFPNVITCILPDNGTPEGKNPVRSAMQQADSALKQEWQRVGDRVLQDLQGNNDRWIKDLNPTTWHGWLKSQWQTYWIATPIGHPEAELHQAPPQDSETDSTAYETWRDFQNAIAQPKDALLTTHEVQFLAAIYSTLSEDAKHQNSDDQDSSPQLSNLNVGSWWGYMFDQLRAQLAAVKNARNWTVPTAFGPRSTISGIGPVVHGGEDWVTEGETQRDWVRSQGFGLFDGIEALNATEVVKRGLSRILKKDLLPGKIQKDEFYYPDLNAGVVGWLKTQLEQNSTDCMAAYQRACDQIQRDFPWTQTSKGDYTWGIPWVHQNHPNLPHPRLINAGWLIEDFESSDPEQKTAELQKLRTAIQTTFPAGQNPTDWYVLAAGDGDNMSSWLKGSKMEPYKDYFPDALSDKLDNLPDRLREPFDQFSQENKRMGPATHAALSRALLDFSNQLLPYLTETRYAGRLIYGGGDDVLAYTNLWEWDDWLWDVRQCFRGDADPGEEFDNSGDYWRWDAKQDCPLGISQRPLFTLGGKATISFGVVIAHQSVPLAIALENLWAAEEGAKEHCYTNEKGDIMPKDAIQTRVLYSNGNSLTTTSTFDTFKQWQALLTFDLDPSLFEQAAQTLEQHPIPIEGAIAPWVQGFCDRREQLKALDPEDQKALITAFQTWIDSTWRTNTSPGINRQLRAGCKLAAFMQRNRAIRYS
- a CDS encoding type III-B CRISPR module-associated Cmr3 family protein, which translates into the protein MTQTLHWYTITPFDVLLFRDAKPFSPGERAWAQGVFPPHGYTILGAILAALDPVAASASMQITGPFLCRDAETLYFPSPLGFTEGSPLVPLPWQERGHPLRYSIYNPQQPSPLVFSGDRPSDDNGDRAKTNRQYRRYLPYSTLLHYLNTHPLTPDDFKCLPGEPEQPWDVEIRPHNKIQAGSRQVETADGYFIEKAVRLRSGWSLAIALNQQLPTPLTLRLGGEGHRALLQRCPALDDPWQAIQTQSAENFTTLAREQGRAIAYLATPGVFEYPQKQPNGKIRATCRAWPWEWKLTHESGPLVSVATGQPTPISGRIRDHHKNPGNSIPAPQVFAAPAGTQYYLNHPAPLHQNTPSPNLAHRRRKLGYTELLWLPHRS